The Setaria italica strain Yugu1 chromosome IX, Setaria_italica_v2.0, whole genome shotgun sequence genome has a window encoding:
- the LOC101754345 gene encoding cytochrome P450 89A2 encodes MELTWPLLAALLLPLSFILLHSHAKTGGKDGRRRLPPGPAVVPVLGNLLWVRHHGIDVLRAIRRLHARHGPLLALRMGSRLEVTVSDRRLAHAALVERGAALADRPGFASRDLLGLNAATISTSSYGPLWRLFRRNFVAEVASPARLRLFAPARAAVLAELTDKLRLRNGIGGGGQEGTIVETFQYAMFRLLVAMCFGEQLGERAVRDIAAAQRDLLLYSSTKLMVFAFLPAVTTRLFRGRLRAMLAMRKRLKDMYKPLIGARRELVGAAAPEPQQDDEATTTTLPHCYVDTLLEIWLNDGDGSERALTDDEMVALCSEFLNGGTDTTSTALQWIMAELVKNPAIQGKLHDDVKSTMASTGSDHIAEEDVQKMPYLRAVVLEGLRRHPPGHMVLPHAPAEDMEMGGYVIPRGTTVNFLVADMGMDERAWERPAEFAPERFMPGGDGEGVDITGTREIRMMPFGAGRRICPGLNVATLHLEYFVANLVRAFEWREQEGEEVDVDGEKAEFTIVMAKPLQARIVPRGHS; translated from the coding sequence ATGGAGCTCACCTGGCCCCTCCTCGCtgctctcctccttcccctctcctTCATCCTGCTGCACTCCCACGCCAAGACCGGCGGCaaggacggccgccgccgcctgccgccgggGCCCGCCGTCGTGCCCGTGCTCGGGAACCTGCTGTGGGTGAGGCACCACGGGATCGACGTCCTGCGCGccatccgccgcctccacgcGCGCCACGGCCCGCTGCTGGCGCTCCGCATGGGGTCCCGCCTCGAGGTCACCGTCTCCGACCGCCGCCTCGCGCACGCCGCGCTCgtcgagcgcggcgcggcgctggcCGACCGCCCGGGGTTCGCGTCCAGGGACCTCCTGGGCCTCAACGCCGCCACCATCTCCACCTCCAGCTACGGCCCGCTGTGGCGCCTGTTCCGGCGCAACTTCGTCGCCGAGGTGGCGAGCCCGGCGCGGCTCCGGCTGttcgcgccggcgcgggcggcggtgctcgCCGAGCTCACGGACAAGCTGCGGCTCAGGAAcggaatcggcggcggcggccaagaagGCACCATCGTGGAGACGTTCCAGTACGCCATGTTCCGCCTCCTCGTGGCCATGTGCTTCGGCGAGCAGCTCGGCGAGCGCGCCGTGCgcgacatcgccgccgcgcagCGCGACCTGCTGCTCTACTCTTCCACCAAGCTCATGGTCTTCGCCTTCCTGCCCGCCGTCACCACGCGCCTCTTCCGCGGCCGCCTGCGGGCCATGCTCGCCATGCGCAAGCGGCTCAAGGACATGTACAAGCCGCTGATCGGCGCGCGCAGGGAGCTCGTCGGAGCAGCCGCGCCCGAGCCGCAGCAAGACGACGAGGCGACAACGACGACGCTGCCGCACTGTTACGTCGACACGCTGCTGGAAATCTGGCTtaacgacggcgacggcagcgaGCGCGCGCTAACCGACGACGAGATGGTCGCGCTGTGCTCGGAGTTCCTCAACGGCGGCACGGACACCACGTCGACGGCGCTGCAGTGGATCATGGCGGAGCTCGTCAAGAACCCGGCCATCCAGGGCAAGCTCCACGACGACGTCAAGTCCACCATGGCCTCCACCGGCTCGGACCATATCGCCGAGGAGGACGTGCAAAAGATGCCGTACCtgagggcggtggtgctggaAGGCCTCCGGCGCCACCCACCGGGGCACATGGTGCTTCCGCACGCGCCGGCGGAGGACATGGAGATGGGCGGGTACGTGATCCCCAGGGGCACCACGGTGAACTTCCTGGTGGCGGACATGGGCATGGACGAGCGCGCGTGGGAGCGGCCGGCGGAGTTCGCGCCGGAGCGGTTCAtgccgggcggcgacggcgagggcgtgGACATCACGGGCACGCGGGAGATCAGGATGATGCCGTTCGGAGCCGGGCGGAGGATCTGCCCCGGGCTCAACGTCGCCACGCTCCACCTCGAGTACTTCGTGGCCAACCTGGTGCGCGCGTTCGAGTGGCGGGagcaggagggagaggaggtggaTGTTGACGGCGAGAAGGCCGAGTTCACCATCGTCATGGCCAAACCGCTCCAGGCGCGCATCGTGCCCAGAGGACATTCTTGA